Proteins from a genomic interval of Amycolatopsis sp. cg13:
- a CDS encoding ABC transporter permease, which yields MTQTLSRETEGAQLPAAPESAGLATVLSDFRVLIGRNVKHITRNPEMLLQAVSLPIVLLLLFRFMFGPAINVPGMAYVDYLVPGLLAISIGFNSTTTVVGVAADLTQGLVERFRSMPMFGPAVLVGHVAAGMLRSLVSFVIMVAIGFAIGFRPGGSALGWLAAIGLLVLFAAGVFWLAVLLGSISKTVEGAGGLGMILVFVPYASSALVPTQAMPGVLRVIVDNQPFTVLMDAVRALMNGTPAGGTAWLALAWWGVITAAASFLAVRKFNRRTKG from the coding sequence ATGACCCAGACCTTGTCCAGGGAAACCGAGGGGGCGCAGCTCCCCGCGGCGCCCGAAAGCGCCGGGCTGGCCACGGTGCTGTCCGACTTCCGCGTGCTGATCGGGCGCAACGTCAAGCACATCACGCGGAACCCGGAGATGCTGCTGCAGGCGGTGTCGCTGCCGATCGTGCTGCTGCTGCTGTTCCGCTTCATGTTCGGGCCCGCGATCAACGTGCCCGGCATGGCCTACGTCGACTACCTGGTGCCCGGCCTGCTGGCCATCAGCATCGGCTTCAACTCGACGACCACGGTCGTCGGCGTCGCCGCCGACCTCACCCAGGGTCTCGTGGAACGCTTCCGCTCGATGCCGATGTTCGGCCCGGCGGTGTTGGTGGGCCACGTCGCCGCCGGCATGCTGCGCAGCCTCGTGTCGTTCGTGATCATGGTGGCGATCGGCTTCGCGATCGGCTTCCGCCCCGGCGGCAGCGCACTGGGCTGGCTCGCCGCGATCGGCCTGCTGGTTTTGTTCGCGGCAGGCGTCTTCTGGCTGGCGGTGCTCCTCGGCTCGATCTCGAAGACGGTCGAAGGCGCCGGCGGCCTCGGCATGATCCTCGTGTTCGTGCCGTACGCCTCCAGCGCTCTCGTGCCGACCCAGGCAATGCCCGGCGTGCTGCGCGTGATCGTGGACAACCAGCCGTTCACGGTCCTGATGGACGCCGTGCGCGCCCTGATGAACGGCACCCCCGCGGGCGGTACGGCGTGGCTCGCCCTCGCTTGGTGGGGCGTGATCACCGCCGCGGCCTCGTTCCTCGCGGTGCGCAAGTTCAACCGGCGCACCAAGGGCTGA
- a CDS encoding BTAD domain-containing putative transcriptional regulator has protein sequence MLNYEILGQIRVSGRPGVCAPRARKIETLLSVLLAKNNQVVTAEHLIGEIWGEHPPARASAALYVYVSQLRKLLRGDGESAEDNPVVTSPRGYSLHVGIDELDADRFTRLYEQGRALHWDRGYGQAAKVLREASNLWRGSAFGGFTDSPDVQAYATLLEESRLGCLELLMETELLIGRHREVVGQLSALAKEHTLRETFTEYLMTALARSNRRAEALETFASARQNLVQQLGIEPGSSLRKLHHSILVGEMSDAV, from the coding sequence ATGCTGAACTACGAAATTCTCGGACAGATCAGAGTGAGCGGCCGGCCCGGCGTCTGCGCCCCGCGGGCTCGCAAGATCGAGACCTTGCTGTCCGTGTTGCTGGCCAAGAACAACCAGGTCGTGACCGCTGAGCATCTGATAGGCGAGATCTGGGGCGAGCATCCGCCCGCGAGGGCGAGCGCGGCGTTGTATGTGTACGTGTCGCAGCTGCGGAAACTGTTGCGGGGCGACGGTGAGAGCGCGGAAGACAACCCTGTTGTCACGAGTCCGCGGGGATATTCGCTGCATGTGGGGATCGATGAGCTGGATGCTGATCGGTTCACCCGGCTTTACGAGCAGGGGCGCGCGTTGCACTGGGACCGTGGCTACGGTCAGGCCGCGAAGGTGCTGCGGGAGGCTTCCAATCTGTGGCGCGGCTCGGCGTTCGGGGGGTTCACCGATTCTCCTGATGTGCAGGCGTATGCCACGTTGCTTGAGGAGAGCCGGCTCGGGTGTCTCGAGTTGCTGATGGAGACCGAGCTGCTCATCGGGCGGCATCGCGAGGTGGTCGGGCAGCTGTCGGCGCTCGCGAAGGAGCATACGCTCCGGGAGACGTTCACCGAGTACTTGATGACTGCGCTGGCTCGGTCCAACCGGCGGGCCGAGGCGTTGGAGACGTTCGCGTCCGCGCGGCAGAACCTGGTGCAGCAGTTGGGGATTGAGCCGGGGAGTTCGCTGCGGAAGCTGCATCACAGCATCCTTGTCGGGGAGATGTCGGACGCGGTCTGA
- a CDS encoding ScbR family autoregulator-binding transcription factor, which translates to MTKQARAELTRLLLLDAAAALLHRDGYAATSMVDIAREAGVTKGGLYFHFSSKDEICDEVQSAAVAVLHQHVARARGSRPHLRRLADLSRALMGWLAEDAKVGASFRLAREMGSNDPRFVAFVRAWLGQVRAHIAAAHGAGELSPHVRPDMAALLVVVTCVGLESAAASGTIPAGTDLASTLSELWRVIEASQPADSTTAEATGT; encoded by the coding sequence GTGACGAAACAGGCGCGTGCGGAGCTCACCAGGCTCTTGCTGCTGGACGCCGCCGCGGCGCTGCTGCACCGCGACGGCTACGCGGCCACGAGCATGGTGGACATCGCGCGCGAAGCGGGCGTGACCAAGGGCGGCCTGTACTTCCACTTCTCGTCGAAGGACGAAATCTGCGACGAGGTGCAGTCGGCGGCCGTCGCGGTCCTGCACCAGCACGTCGCGCGGGCGCGCGGGAGCCGTCCGCATCTGCGCAGGCTGGCCGATCTGAGCCGGGCGCTGATGGGCTGGCTCGCCGAAGACGCGAAGGTGGGCGCGAGCTTCCGGCTCGCCCGCGAAATGGGCTCGAACGACCCGAGGTTCGTCGCGTTCGTCCGCGCGTGGCTCGGCCAGGTGCGCGCGCACATCGCCGCCGCGCACGGGGCGGGGGAGCTGAGCCCGCACGTCCGCCCGGACATGGCGGCGCTGCTGGTCGTGGTGACCTGCGTCGGCCTGGAATCGGCGGCGGCGAGCGGGACGATCCCGGCCGGCACCGACCTGGCGAGCACGCTTTCCGAGCTGTGGCGGGTGATCGAGGCATCGCAGCCGGCGGATTCGACCACCGCCGAGGCGACCGGCACCTGA
- a CDS encoding ScbR family autoregulator-binding transcription factor encodes MARQERAEQTRNAILDAAASRFDAVGFLGASLSDILAEAGVTKGALYFHFKSKEELADALINEQFTVWDPLADIESPGLQTVIDLTQNMGHSLRKDVRVRASIRLVIEQGSFVTPAAGAYKQWTDTIHGCLLAAKAAGDVRKDVNAHDLAQYVVASFTGTQLSSQVLTGRTDLHERATFMWQTILSAVVPPRRLHKFNPAGTFPADD; translated from the coding sequence GTGGCTCGCCAGGAACGCGCGGAGCAGACCCGAAATGCCATCCTCGACGCAGCCGCGTCCAGGTTCGACGCGGTCGGCTTCCTAGGCGCGAGCCTGTCGGACATCCTCGCCGAGGCGGGAGTCACCAAGGGCGCGCTGTACTTCCACTTCAAGTCCAAGGAAGAACTCGCGGACGCGCTGATCAACGAGCAGTTCACCGTGTGGGACCCGCTGGCCGACATCGAGAGCCCCGGGCTGCAGACGGTCATCGACCTCACCCAGAACATGGGGCACAGCCTGCGCAAAGACGTGCGCGTGCGCGCCAGCATCCGGCTCGTCATCGAGCAGGGCTCGTTCGTCACGCCCGCCGCGGGCGCGTACAAGCAGTGGACCGACACCATCCACGGCTGCCTGCTCGCCGCGAAGGCCGCGGGCGACGTGCGCAAGGACGTCAACGCGCACGATCTCGCGCAGTACGTGGTCGCGTCGTTCACCGGGACCCAGCTCAGCTCGCAGGTGCTGACCGGGCGGACGGACCTGCACGAGCGGGCCACGTTCATGTGGCAGACGATCCTGAGCGCGGTCGTCCCGCCCCGGCGGCTGCACAAGTTCAATCCGGCCGGGACTTTTCCCGCCGACGACTAG
- a CDS encoding ScbA/BarX family gamma-butyrolactone biosynthesis protein, whose product MVGTLLEESVGRNFIIDGESSPGGSPVDFQQTIPRNLVHRAAVSEVFVTDLNIVGEDRFEVGAQWPRRHGFFGPRTPGSHDPMLYLETFRQAIMLVAHRAYGVSLGTVFVGGRKTSSITPEGLVTEGRPIDVVLRASVQDVIRRGNNVGGMRFEFGCFRDGELIGTASETIRCVSPAVYRRLRGDHFAATPFQAIALPTVEPVLVGRERKEDVLVAETAEPGTWSLQFDPDHPVLFDHSVDHVPGMVLLEGARQAALLTLGDPYALPLRTDFDFSVYVEFDSECLLTAEEIGVDADGARLVRVAAEQKGRPVASGTLAMRRS is encoded by the coding sequence ATGGTCGGTACGCTGTTAGAGGAGTCTGTCGGAAGAAACTTCATCATCGACGGCGAAAGTTCGCCGGGCGGAAGCCCGGTCGACTTCCAGCAGACGATCCCGCGCAATCTCGTGCACCGCGCGGCCGTCTCGGAAGTTTTCGTCACTGATCTGAACATCGTGGGCGAGGACCGGTTCGAAGTCGGCGCGCAGTGGCCGCGCCGGCACGGGTTCTTCGGTCCGCGCACTCCGGGATCGCACGATCCCATGCTGTACCTGGAAACGTTCCGCCAGGCGATCATGCTGGTCGCGCATCGCGCGTACGGCGTCTCGCTCGGCACCGTGTTCGTCGGCGGCCGCAAGACCAGCTCTATCACCCCCGAAGGGCTGGTCACCGAGGGCAGGCCGATCGACGTGGTGCTGCGGGCGAGCGTCCAGGACGTGATCCGCCGGGGCAACAACGTCGGCGGCATGCGGTTCGAGTTCGGCTGCTTCCGCGACGGGGAGCTGATCGGCACCGCTTCGGAGACCATTCGCTGCGTGTCCCCGGCGGTCTACCGCCGGCTGCGCGGCGACCACTTCGCGGCGACGCCGTTCCAGGCCATCGCGTTGCCCACGGTGGAACCGGTGCTCGTCGGCCGGGAACGCAAGGAAGACGTGCTGGTCGCCGAGACCGCGGAGCCCGGCACCTGGTCCCTGCAGTTCGACCCGGACCACCCGGTCCTGTTCGACCACTCGGTGGACCACGTCCCGGGCATGGTGCTGCTGGAAGGCGCGCGGCAGGCGGCGTTGCTGACGCTCGGCGACCCGTACGCACTGCCGTTGCGCACGGACTTCGATTTCTCCGTCTACGTCGAGTTCGACTCGGAATGCCTGCTGACGGCGGAAGAAATCGGCGTCGATGCGGACGGGGCCCGCCTGGTGCGGGTGGCGGCGGAGCAGAAGGGCCGTCCCGTGGCGAGCGGCACCCTGGCGATGCGCAGGTCATGA
- a CDS encoding NAD-dependent epimerase/dehydratase family protein yields MTAGLGADSTTGEILVTGATGFIGSAVLRALLARGAAVRVLARGAVPEWITRSGARIHEGDLTDAAGLAGACTGVATLVHAASRIGGTEEECAQVNDRGTARLLAEARRAGTRRIVHLSTCAVYRDGEHRGAPEDTLDLGPASATSRTRLAGEQQVRAAGGIVLRPHLVYGDGDRHVVPTLAKWLRAVPAWADGGRSRTSVVSSWDLAAVLSAFALDPALGRPGEVFHVADPEPVRMRELLEAVCTVLDLPIPSHDRPLAEHRARTPWLSEHQRSLLTRDHWYASEKVWETTGVSPGPGLGVRMAQSRNWYREKLAIPEAG; encoded by the coding sequence ATGACTGCCGGCCTGGGGGCGGACAGTACGACCGGGGAAATCCTCGTCACCGGAGCGACCGGGTTCATCGGATCGGCGGTGCTGCGGGCGTTGCTCGCTCGCGGTGCCGCGGTCCGGGTGCTGGCGCGCGGTGCGGTGCCGGAATGGATCACGCGATCCGGCGCGCGGATCCACGAAGGCGATCTCACCGACGCCGCCGGGCTGGCCGGGGCGTGCACGGGCGTTGCGACGCTCGTGCACGCCGCGTCCCGGATCGGCGGCACCGAAGAGGAATGCGCGCAGGTCAACGATCGCGGCACGGCCCGGCTCCTCGCGGAAGCGCGGCGGGCGGGCACGCGCCGGATCGTGCACCTGAGCACCTGTGCGGTTTACCGCGACGGCGAGCATCGAGGCGCGCCCGAGGACACGCTCGACCTCGGGCCCGCCTCGGCCACCAGCCGCACCAGGCTGGCCGGGGAACAGCAGGTCCGCGCCGCGGGCGGGATCGTGCTGCGGCCGCACCTGGTGTACGGCGACGGCGACCGGCACGTGGTCCCGACGCTGGCGAAGTGGCTGCGCGCGGTGCCGGCGTGGGCCGACGGCGGCAGGTCCCGGACATCAGTGGTCTCGTCCTGGGATCTCGCTGCCGTGCTCAGCGCCTTCGCACTGGACCCGGCACTGGGCCGCCCCGGCGAGGTGTTCCATGTGGCCGACCCGGAACCGGTGCGGATGCGCGAGCTGCTCGAAGCCGTCTGCACCGTGCTTGACCTGCCGATTCCCAGCCACGACCGGCCGCTCGCCGAGCATCGGGCCCGCACGCCGTGGCTCAGCGAGCACCAGCGGTCGCTGCTCACCCGGGACCATTGGTATGCCAGCGAAAAGGTCTGGGAGACCACCGGAGTTTCTCCCGGGCCGGGACTCGGCGTCCGAATGGCTCAGTCCCGGAACTGGTATCGGGAAAAGCTGGCAATTCCCGAGGCCGGGTGA
- a CDS encoding ribonuclease Z, which translates to MSRRELVVLGSASQTPTRHRNHNGYLLRFDTDGVLFDPGEGTQRQMMYAGATASELTHLCVTHFHGDHSLGLAGIIQRLSLDGVAHPVRCHYPASGQEYFDRLRHSTSFHERAELVPLPISAPGPLGGALSAYPLEHRIDCFGYRYAEPDGIRMLPDALAAAGVQGPAVRKLQADGVFETADGVVRLEDVSVPRRGQVVAFVMDTRLCAGAFACSQEADLLIAESTFRADDADLAYRYGHLTSTDAGRLAAESGARELLLTHFSQRYPYEEADRFRDEAAKVFDGEIHLARDLDVVPLPPRR; encoded by the coding sequence ATGTCCCGACGCGAGCTAGTGGTGCTCGGCTCGGCGAGCCAGACGCCGACCAGGCACCGCAACCACAACGGCTACCTGCTGCGCTTCGACACCGACGGCGTCCTCTTCGATCCGGGCGAAGGCACCCAGCGGCAGATGATGTACGCCGGCGCGACGGCGAGCGAACTCACGCACCTGTGCGTCACCCACTTCCACGGCGACCACAGCCTCGGCCTGGCGGGCATCATCCAACGGCTGTCGCTCGACGGCGTCGCGCACCCCGTGCGCTGCCACTACCCAGCGTCCGGCCAGGAGTACTTCGACCGCCTGCGGCACTCGACGTCGTTCCACGAACGCGCCGAACTGGTCCCGCTGCCGATCTCGGCGCCGGGCCCGCTGGGCGGTGCCCTGTCGGCGTACCCGCTGGAACACCGCATCGACTGCTTCGGCTACCGCTACGCCGAACCGGACGGAATCCGGATGCTGCCGGACGCCCTAGCCGCGGCAGGCGTCCAAGGCCCGGCAGTACGAAAACTCCAGGCCGACGGTGTTTTCGAGACAGCCGACGGTGTGGTCCGCCTGGAAGACGTCAGCGTGCCACGTCGGGGTCAGGTGGTCGCGTTCGTGATGGACACCCGCCTGTGCGCGGGCGCGTTCGCCTGCTCGCAAGAAGCGGACCTCCTGATCGCCGAATCGACCTTCCGAGCCGACGACGCCGACCTTGCCTACCGCTACGGCCACCTGACCAGCACCGACGCCGGCCGGCTGGCGGCGGAGTCGGGTGCCCGGGAGCTGCTGCTGACGCACTTCTCGCAGCGCTACCCGTATGAGGAGGCGGACCGGTTCCGCGACGAGGCCGCGAAGGTGTTCGACGGAGAAATCCACTTGGCCCGGGACCTGGACGTGGTGCCGCTGCCTCCCCGACGGTGA
- a CDS encoding phosphotransferase family protein, translating to MPHPVPADLLEIAETLVPGFAAGPARLAEQGNMHHVVLLPGVAAVRIAKRPDAAAELPRRVEILRAIAAAGLPFAVPEPLTPVTTFGDRAAVAVSWIDGKGLPEGVGDPAAFGQLLTELREVEISPDLEAVLHRPRKYANGLGWAEIVEDVIPRLPAQWRRGVQQRLDTLLALDEAPARLVHGDLGGSNVHFDADGKLTGVLDWDLAILGDPAVDAALAATWHGWDVLRGAADEETCQRAWAWNDLIGVEHLHAVFAGKPLSNVDGFVRAVVAWLEARG from the coding sequence ATGCCGCACCCGGTCCCCGCCGACCTGCTGGAAATCGCCGAAACCCTCGTACCCGGCTTCGCCGCTGGGCCCGCCCGACTGGCCGAGCAGGGAAACATGCACCACGTCGTGCTGCTCCCAGGCGTCGCCGCCGTGCGAATCGCCAAGCGCCCAGACGCCGCCGCCGAACTACCACGCCGAGTCGAGATCCTCCGCGCCATCGCCGCGGCCGGACTGCCCTTCGCCGTGCCAGAGCCGCTGACTCCAGTGACCACGTTCGGAGACCGCGCAGCCGTCGCAGTCTCCTGGATCGACGGCAAGGGCCTACCGGAAGGCGTCGGCGACCCGGCGGCGTTCGGCCAGCTGCTGACGGAACTGCGAGAGGTTGAGATCTCACCGGACCTCGAAGCCGTCCTCCACCGCCCGCGCAAATATGCCAACGGCCTGGGCTGGGCGGAGATCGTGGAGGACGTCATCCCGCGCCTGCCAGCACAGTGGCGGCGCGGAGTCCAGCAGCGACTGGACACGCTCCTGGCCCTGGACGAGGCACCCGCCAGACTCGTCCACGGAGACCTCGGAGGCAGCAACGTCCACTTCGACGCCGATGGCAAGCTCACCGGTGTCCTCGACTGGGACCTGGCGATCCTGGGGGACCCAGCCGTAGACGCAGCACTAGCCGCGACCTGGCACGGCTGGGACGTCCTCCGCGGCGCCGCCGACGAGGAAACCTGCCAACGGGCGTGGGCCTGGAACGACCTGATCGGGGTCGAACACCTGCACGCGGTCTTCGCAGGCAAACCCCTATCGAACGTCGACGGTTTCGTCCGAGCCGTCGTCGCCTGGTTAGAGGCGCGCGGCTAG
- a CDS encoding GNAT family N-acetyltransferase: MSAEWAVVTVILSLPRSESEAALQLRPWRSDDRQALVDAHRDPLLRRRLMAPLTDDGDARRWLDAQASGWETATQFSFAVVADDDMPLGHVVVKVRDAGAAEVGYWTAAQARGRGIAARALEATSRWALGTQRFVSLSRLDLLHAEDNPASCRVAEKCGYVLDGLLPPAPPDFPVSGHRHVRTSGG; the protein is encoded by the coding sequence ATGAGTGCAGAATGGGCGGTCGTGACGGTCATCCTTTCCCTGCCCCGAAGCGAATCCGAGGCAGCCTTGCAGCTGCGGCCGTGGCGGTCGGATGATCGGCAGGCGCTGGTCGACGCGCATCGCGATCCGCTGTTGCGCCGTCGGTTGATGGCTCCTCTCACTGATGATGGCGACGCCCGGCGGTGGTTGGACGCGCAGGCGTCCGGCTGGGAGACCGCGACACAGTTCAGTTTCGCGGTGGTGGCTGACGACGACATGCCGCTCGGGCACGTCGTCGTGAAGGTTCGGGATGCTGGGGCCGCTGAGGTCGGGTACTGGACTGCCGCCCAGGCTCGGGGTCGTGGAATCGCTGCTCGGGCGTTGGAAGCTACGTCGAGGTGGGCGCTTGGTACGCAGCGGTTCGTTTCGTTGAGCCGTCTCGACTTGCTGCATGCCGAGGACAATCCGGCATCCTGTCGGGTCGCGGAGAAGTGCGGCTACGTCCTCGACGGGCTGCTGCCGCCCGCGCCGCCGGACTTTCCGGTCAGCGGGCATCGGCACGTGCGGACCTCGGGAGGTTGA
- a CDS encoding alpha/beta hydrolase produces the protein MTQEMPRPPFDPELAKVLPILDGGVPVGMTADQLPHYRALPFPAIEEQIADRPVRCTHHTIPGYGGAEIEVSVLAHVDHDTPGVGIYHLHGGGMVMGDRFAAAGPLIDWVLKHDAVAVTVEYRLAPEHPDPVPVEDCYAGLQWMAANAETLRFAADRLVMFGGSGGGGLAAGTALLARDRNGPPLLGLLLQCPMIDDRNETVSSRQYDGTGVWDRTSNLTAWTAVLGDRRGTADVSPYAAAARATDLSGLPPTFIDVGAAEVFRDEDVAFATAIWASGGDAELHVWGGAFHGFHDLAPQSALAKACVAARESWLERLLSRPTP, from the coding sequence ATGACGCAGGAAATGCCGCGTCCCCCGTTTGATCCAGAACTAGCCAAAGTCCTGCCGATCCTCGACGGCGGCGTACCGGTCGGCATGACAGCAGACCAGCTGCCGCACTACCGGGCCCTCCCTTTCCCCGCCATCGAAGAACAAATCGCCGACCGCCCAGTCCGCTGCACCCACCACACGATCCCCGGCTACGGCGGCGCGGAAATCGAGGTCTCCGTCCTCGCGCACGTGGACCACGACACTCCGGGCGTCGGCATCTACCACCTCCACGGCGGCGGAATGGTCATGGGAGACCGCTTCGCCGCGGCAGGCCCGCTGATCGACTGGGTGTTGAAGCACGACGCAGTCGCCGTCACCGTCGAATACCGGCTGGCCCCAGAGCATCCCGACCCAGTGCCCGTCGAGGATTGCTATGCGGGTCTGCAATGGATGGCCGCCAACGCCGAGACCCTGCGCTTCGCCGCTGACCGCCTGGTCATGTTCGGCGGCAGCGGCGGAGGAGGCCTCGCCGCCGGAACCGCGCTGCTGGCACGCGACCGCAACGGCCCGCCGCTGCTCGGACTGCTGCTGCAGTGCCCGATGATCGACGACCGCAACGAGACAGTGTCGTCCCGCCAGTACGACGGCACCGGTGTCTGGGACCGCACCAGCAACCTGACCGCGTGGACAGCAGTCCTAGGCGACCGCCGCGGAACCGCCGACGTCTCGCCCTACGCAGCAGCCGCCCGCGCGACCGACCTGAGCGGCCTCCCGCCAACCTTCATCGACGTCGGCGCGGCAGAGGTGTTCCGCGACGAAGACGTAGCCTTCGCAACCGCCATCTGGGCCTCCGGAGGCGACGCCGAACTCCACGTCTGGGGCGGCGCATTCCACGGCTTCCACGACCTGGCCCCGCAATCCGCTCTGGCCAAGGCATGCGTCGCGGCACGCGAGTCCTGGCTCGAGCGGTTGCTCAGCCGCCCGACGCCATAG